From a region of the Nitrospirota bacterium genome:
- a CDS encoding dissimilatory sulfite reductase D family protein, with protein MGRPEDIRQAILDYASKGAKSKFYFKDMMIGVKKVIPDAGASEIKNVASEMVREEVLELLSTGSSTMYGLKGRGISVEKSGDAGG; from the coding sequence ATGGGAAGACCAGAAGACATAAGACAGGCTATTCTTGATTACGCCTCAAAAGGCGCAAAAAGCAAATTCTATTTCAAAGATATGATGATCGGCGTGAAAAAGGTTATTCCTGACGCCGGCGCATCAGAGATCAAGAACGTCGCATCCGAAATGGTAAGAGAAGAGGTGCTGGAGTTATTGTCAACCGGCAGCTCTACCATGTACGGACTGAAAGGAAGAGGCATATCTGTCGAAAAATCCGGTGATGCCGGAGGATAG
- the dsrB gene encoding dissimilatory-type sulfite reductase subunit beta, with protein sequence MSKGKLGYFNPQKPQEGRITDIGPCHYGQMLPPVIRRNYGKWKSHRILEPGLLVHVSETGEKAFSVRAAAARIMSVEHIREICDIADKHCNGYVRFTTRNNIEFIVDSEEKAKELKTELDSRKHIGGSFKFPSGGTGMGMTNIVHTQGWIHCHTPATDASGPVKATADVLFDEFKNMRLPAKLRIALACCLNMCGAVHCSDIALLGYHRKPPAIDHEVLGKVCEIPLVVAACPLYAIKPITTEDGKKSVSVNIEKCMYCGNCYTMCLALPLSDGPGDGVAILAGGKISNRISPPKFSKVIVPILPNNTPRWPEVTDIVKKMVEIWAKDANKYERLGDWAERIGWEKFFEKMGLPFTHHLVDDYRLAVDTYRTSTQFKFTEHAWAVSKAVGGI encoded by the coding sequence ATGTCGAAAGGCAAACTCGGTTATTTTAATCCCCAGAAGCCTCAGGAAGGCAGGATTACTGATATTGGACCATGTCATTATGGGCAGATGCTGCCGCCTGTCATAAGGAGGAATTACGGGAAATGGAAATCTCACAGGATACTCGAGCCCGGTCTTCTGGTGCATGTTTCTGAAACAGGTGAAAAGGCGTTTTCTGTCAGGGCTGCAGCAGCGCGAATCATGTCAGTTGAGCATATCCGTGAGATCTGTGATATCGCTGACAAGCACTGTAATGGATATGTAAGATTCACCACAAGAAATAACATCGAATTTATCGTTGACAGTGAGGAGAAGGCAAAGGAACTCAAAACAGAACTCGACAGCAGAAAACATATAGGCGGTTCCTTTAAATTCCCGTCGGGCGGTACAGGAATGGGCATGACCAATATTGTCCATACCCAGGGATGGATTCACTGCCATACGCCTGCAACCGATGCCTCCGGACCGGTCAAGGCGACTGCCGACGTGTTATTTGATGAGTTTAAGAATATGAGATTGCCTGCGAAACTAAGAATAGCCCTCGCATGCTGTCTCAATATGTGCGGCGCTGTGCACTGTTCTGATATCGCTCTGCTTGGCTATCACCGCAAGCCCCCTGCAATCGACCATGAAGTTCTTGGAAAAGTATGCGAGATTCCTCTGGTTGTTGCAGCATGTCCTCTTTACGCGATCAAGCCGATTACGACCGAGGACGGGAAAAAGAGCGTATCGGTCAATATTGAAAAATGCATGTACTGCGGAAACTGCTATACCATGTGTTTGGCCCTGCCTCTGTCAGACGGACCAGGAGACGGTGTGGCAATTCTTGCCGGCGGAAAGATTTCAAACCGCATAAGCCCGCCGAAATTTTCAAAGGTTATTGTGCCAATTTTACCGAACAATACACCACGCTGGCCCGAAGTTACTGATATCGTTAAGAAGATGGTTGAAATCTGGGCAAAGGATGCGAACAAGTACGAAAGACTTGGAGACTGGGCAGAGCGCATCGGCTGGGAAAAATTCTTCGAGAAGATGGGTCTGCCATTCACGCATCACTTGGTTGATGATTATCGCCTTGCTGTTGATACTTACAGGACATCAACACAGTTTAAGTTTACTGAACATGCATGGGCAGTATCCAAGGCAGTTGGCGGTATATAA